From one Streptomyces sp. CA-210063 genomic stretch:
- a CDS encoding HAMP domain-containing protein, protein MDGLIRVSDLRALTAAMTAARDGSFTKVPESGPAPVAELCALFNQIIDRSTHFGSEVQRVRRELVRHGRLDERLSASPGQGAWATRVDDVNQTLDALVAPAANATRVLDAVAGGDLTQRVDLHDGNRQLRGDLRRLGRAVNKMVDQLSLFTGEVTRVAREVGTEGRLGGRAKVRGLSGSWRDVTEAVNTMASRLTAQVRDIALVTTSVARGDLTRTVTVEATGELLELKLTVNTMVDQLSAFADEVTRVAREVGTEGQLGGRAQVRGVSGVWKDLTDNVNFMASNLTSQVRNIAQVTTAVANGDLSQKITVDAQGEILELKSTINTMVDQLSAFADEVTRVAREVGTEGNLGGRAQVRGVSGVWKDLTDNVNFMADNLTSQVRNIALVSTAVAQGDLGKKITVEAKGEILELKSTINTMVDQLSAFADEVTRVAREVGTEGNLGGQAQVRGVSGVWKDLTDNVNFMALNLTSQVRNIAQVTTAVANGDLSKKITVDARGEILELKDTVNTMVEQLRAFADEVTRVAREVGTDGALGGRAQVLGVSGVWRDLTDNVNYMADNLTSQVRNIAQVTTAVANGDLSKKIDVDARGEILELKTAINTMVDTLSSFSSEVTRVAREVGSEGRLGGQARVEGVYGTWKRLTTNVNELASNLTTQVRAIAEVASAVAQGDMSRSITVETQGEVAELKDNINLMVANLRETTRAKDWLESNLARLAALMQGHRDLMEVADLILRELTPLVNAQYGAFYLADPDEDGTAPLPVAPTKGLAFIAGYGAAQGATVETGGLPVHGLVAQAAREKKRILVEEAPPDYIKINSGLGEASPSSVVIIPILFEDKLLGVIELASFSRFSDVHLAFFDQFVNTIGVAINTIIANSRTESLLGESQRLAMQLQERSDELQEQQAELQRSNAELEEKAALLATSSQYKSEFLANMSHELRTPLNSLLILARLLSDNPDGHLTDQEVQFAATIHRSGSDLLQLINDILDLSKIEAGRMDVRPKRLPLIKLLDYVHATFRPLTLDRGLAFEVTVGENVPREMYSDEQRLQQILRNLLSNAIKFTASGRVELTVSRVKDPDHRFTREDHDEVIAFAVSDTGIGIAAEKLPVIFEAFQQADGTTNRKYGGTGLGLSISREIAGLLGGRIIAESVPGKGSTFTLYVPVFSPGHGVTGPAAEEHGTLVPEQLTAEPYPAVHDSDDTWPAPTKLEAWKVGRAGQVLPGRRVLIVDDDIRNVFALTHVLGRVGMTVLYAENGREGIETLERNPDVELVLMDIMMPEMDGYETISAIRRSPRWAGLPIVALTAKAMPGDREKSIARGANDYVPKPVDVDQLLTVVCAVLDPEGAEQPPEKRTEENEAPSP, encoded by the coding sequence ATGGACGGACTGATCCGGGTATCCGATCTGCGCGCGCTGACCGCGGCCATGACCGCCGCTCGCGACGGCAGCTTCACGAAGGTCCCGGAGTCGGGCCCCGCGCCGGTGGCGGAGCTGTGCGCCCTCTTCAACCAGATCATCGACCGCAGCACCCACTTCGGCAGCGAAGTGCAGCGTGTGCGGAGGGAGTTGGTCCGGCACGGCCGCCTCGACGAGCGTCTTTCGGCCAGCCCGGGCCAGGGTGCCTGGGCGACCCGTGTCGACGACGTCAACCAGACACTCGACGCCCTGGTCGCCCCCGCCGCGAACGCCACGCGTGTGCTGGACGCGGTGGCCGGCGGCGACCTGACCCAGCGGGTCGACCTGCACGACGGCAACCGCCAACTCCGGGGAGACCTGCGCCGGTTGGGCCGCGCCGTGAACAAGATGGTCGACCAGCTGTCGCTGTTCACCGGCGAGGTGACCCGGGTCGCCCGCGAGGTCGGCACCGAGGGACGGCTCGGCGGGCGCGCCAAGGTGCGCGGCCTGTCGGGGAGTTGGCGGGATGTGACGGAGGCGGTCAACACCATGGCCTCCCGGCTGACCGCACAGGTGCGCGACATCGCCCTGGTGACGACTTCGGTGGCGCGCGGCGACCTGACCCGCACGGTGACCGTCGAGGCGACCGGCGAGCTGCTCGAACTGAAGCTCACCGTGAACACGATGGTCGACCAGCTGTCCGCCTTCGCCGACGAGGTCACCCGCGTGGCCCGCGAGGTCGGCACCGAGGGCCAACTCGGCGGTCGCGCCCAGGTCCGTGGCGTATCGGGCGTCTGGAAGGACCTCACCGACAACGTCAACTTCATGGCGTCGAACCTGACGTCCCAGGTCCGCAACATCGCCCAGGTCACCACCGCCGTCGCCAACGGCGACCTGAGCCAGAAGATCACGGTCGACGCGCAGGGCGAGATCCTGGAACTGAAGTCCACCATCAACACGATGGTCGACCAGCTCTCCGCCTTCGCCGACGAGGTCACCCGCGTCGCCCGCGAGGTCGGCACCGAGGGAAACCTCGGCGGCCGGGCCCAGGTCCGAGGCGTGTCCGGCGTCTGGAAGGACCTCACCGACAACGTCAACTTCATGGCGGACAACCTGACGTCCCAGGTCAGGAACATCGCCCTCGTCTCCACGGCCGTCGCCCAGGGCGACCTCGGCAAGAAGATCACCGTCGAGGCGAAGGGCGAGATCCTGGAGCTGAAATCGACCATCAACACGATGGTCGACCAACTGTCCGCCTTCGCCGACGAGGTCACCCGCGTCGCCCGCGAGGTCGGCACCGAGGGAAACCTCGGCGGCCAGGCACAGGTGCGGGGCGTGTCCGGCGTCTGGAAGGACCTCACCGACAACGTCAACTTCATGGCCCTGAACCTGACGTCCCAGGTCCGCAACATCGCCCAGGTCACCACCGCCGTCGCCAACGGCGACCTCTCCAAGAAGATCACCGTCGACGCCCGCGGCGAGATCCTGGAGCTGAAGGACACCGTCAACACGATGGTCGAGCAGCTACGCGCCTTCGCCGACGAGGTGACGAGGGTGGCCCGCGAGGTCGGCACCGACGGCGCGCTCGGCGGGCGGGCCCAGGTGCTGGGCGTGTCGGGTGTGTGGCGGGACCTCACCGACAACGTCAACTACATGGCGGACAACCTGACGTCCCAGGTCAGGAACATCGCCCAGGTGACCACAGCCGTGGCGAACGGCGACCTCTCCAAGAAGATCGACGTGGACGCGCGCGGCGAGATCCTGGAGCTGAAGACCGCCATCAACACCATGGTCGACACCCTCTCCTCCTTCTCCTCCGAGGTCACCCGGGTCGCCCGCGAGGTCGGCTCCGAGGGCCGACTCGGCGGCCAGGCAAGGGTCGAGGGCGTGTACGGCACCTGGAAGCGGCTGACGACGAACGTGAACGAACTCGCGTCGAACCTGACCACCCAGGTCCGAGCCATCGCCGAGGTCGCCTCGGCCGTGGCCCAGGGAGACATGTCCCGCTCGATCACGGTGGAGACGCAGGGCGAGGTCGCCGAGCTGAAGGACAACATCAACCTGATGGTGGCCAACCTCCGCGAGACCACCCGCGCGAAGGACTGGCTGGAGTCCAACCTCGCCCGCCTCGCCGCCCTGATGCAGGGCCACCGCGATCTGATGGAGGTCGCCGACCTGATCCTGCGCGAGCTGACCCCGCTGGTGAACGCCCAGTACGGCGCGTTCTACCTGGCCGACCCCGACGAGGACGGCACGGCCCCGCTCCCGGTGGCGCCCACCAAGGGCCTCGCCTTCATCGCGGGCTACGGCGCGGCACAGGGCGCGACCGTCGAGACCGGCGGCCTGCCCGTGCACGGTCTCGTCGCACAGGCGGCCCGTGAGAAGAAGCGGATCCTGGTGGAGGAGGCCCCGCCGGACTACATCAAGATCAACAGCGGCCTCGGCGAGGCCTCCCCGTCCAGCGTCGTCATCATCCCGATCCTCTTCGAGGACAAGCTCCTCGGCGTGATCGAGCTTGCCTCCTTCTCACGCTTCTCCGATGTCCACCTGGCGTTCTTCGACCAGTTCGTGAACACCATCGGCGTCGCCATCAACACGATCATCGCCAACTCCCGCACGGAGTCCCTCCTCGGCGAGTCCCAGCGCCTCGCCATGCAGCTCCAGGAACGCTCCGACGAACTACAGGAGCAGCAGGCGGAGTTGCAGCGCTCGAATGCCGAACTGGAGGAGAAAGCCGCCTTGTTGGCCACCTCGTCCCAGTACAAGTCGGAGTTCCTGGCGAACATGTCCCACGAACTCCGCACGCCACTGAACTCGTTGCTGATCCTGGCGCGGCTGCTCTCCGACAACCCGGACGGCCATCTCACCGACCAGGAGGTGCAGTTCGCGGCCACGATCCACCGCTCCGGCTCCGACCTCCTCCAGCTGATCAACGACATCCTGGACCTCTCGAAGATCGAGGCCGGCCGGATGGACGTACGCCCGAAGCGCCTCCCGCTGATCAAGCTCCTGGACTACGTCCACGCCACGTTCCGCCCGCTCACCCTCGACCGGGGCCTGGCCTTCGAGGTCACGGTCGGCGAGAACGTACCGCGCGAGATGTACTCGGACGAGCAGCGTCTGCAGCAGATCCTCCGCAACCTCCTCTCCAACGCGATCAAGTTCACCGCGTCAGGCCGGGTCGAGCTGACCGTCAGCCGCGTCAAGGACCCCGACCACCGCTTCACCCGCGAGGACCACGACGAGGTGATCGCCTTCGCGGTCTCCGACACCGGCATCGGCATCGCGGCCGAGAAACTCCCGGTGATCTTCGAGGCGTTCCAGCAGGCCGACGGCACCACCAACCGCAAGTACGGCGGCACCGGCCTGGGCCTGTCCATCAGCCGTGAGATCGCCGGCCTGCTGGGCGGCCGCATCATCGCCGAGAGCGTCCCCGGCAAGGGCTCCACCTTCACGCTGTACGTCCCCGTCTTCAGCCCCGGCCACGGGGTGACGGGCCCCGCCGCCGAGGAGCACGGCACCCTCGTACCCGAACAGCTGACCGCCGAGCCGTACCCGGCCGTGCACGACAGCGACGACACCTGGCCCGCGCCCACCAAGCTGGAGGCGTGGAAGGTGGGACGCGCCGGTCAAGTCCTGCCCGGCCGCCGGGTGTTGATCGTGGACGACGACATCCGCAACGTCTTCGCGCTCACCCATGTCCTGGGCCGCGTCGGCATGACCGTCCTCTACGCCGAGAACGGCCGCGAGGGCATCGAGACCCTGGAGCGGAACCCGGACGTCGAACTCGTCCTGATGGACATCATGATGCCGGAGATGGACGGCTACGAGACGATCTCCGCCATCCGCCGCTCCCCCCGCTGGGCCGGCCTGCCCATCGTCGCCCTCACCGCCAAGGCGATGCCCGGCGACCGCGAGAAGTCCATCGCCCGCGGCGCCAACGACTACGTACCGAAGCCGGTGGACGTGGACCAGCTGCTCACGGTCGTCTGCGCGGTCCTGGACCCGGAGGGCGCCGAGCAGCCGCCCGAGAAACGCACCGAAGAGAACGAGGCACCCTCACCATGA
- a CDS encoding ATP-binding SpoIIE family protein phosphatase — MGAIPTQRETVSCAPDAPAYAGAGVYAGLDRRAVAHVSLPGGPLAPGAARRFVGAALAEWAELDLPGAATLSARFVEDVLVVVSELVTNAVVHAGTDVELLCRLGRDDLTDSGWLVVEVSDHHPSRPVRDEGAERPYLVERPYGAAEYGRGLRLVAALSEAWGITYRTGMKTVWARLSVDGPMAVEDAIEAYGGDARDVGDVGAYAGAGGSAAAAVYGGEAGACEGDEGWDARAYAGAEEGREQGGARAYAGEVGLDHGPGPVDLVAPFPRRGGERDREWLNRGALSFLAEASDLLAGQLDEDLVAALAGQLLVPRLADWCAVWLEDEGMGWRGGDGSLGPAPRLARVWHCSENRIEELRRALEKNPPRLPESVRSRAVPVPWPGAGAGARVGAGAGPDSGSGTESGAPEEKSDGGAAGYGVGRAAGQGGGGSSVGQGGGWPAEQGSGGPAEQGGGGPARKGAGGSAGDDEGRPSGWGDGTPVEKGEGRPVVQREAEPVVQREGGPTERGEGGPMVQRDAAPVVQREGGSTERGEGGAALAYRLIAGGRPLGTLVIGRAGLLRFPDEVTGLVEDLSRRIALSIGAARQYARQATISRVLQRGLLPGAVAEIPGVSSALVYEPCDKGGPSGDFYDLFPAGRGRWCFAIGDVQGKGPEAAVVIGLARPWLRLLAREGYGVADVLDRLNQLLLDDATEAADAAARALVTAGDPGLVDPDGPQTRFLSLLYGELVPVDGGVRCTLASAGHPLPLLLGPDGDVRAVAEPQTLLGVIEDTEYVSETFELGPGDTLLCVTDGVTERRSGPHMFDDGDGLAAALVGCAGLDAQLIAERIRRLVHEFGERPPDDDLALLVLQAE, encoded by the coding sequence GTGGGGGCCATTCCGACGCAACGGGAGACCGTGTCCTGTGCTCCTGACGCACCGGCGTACGCGGGTGCGGGGGTGTACGCGGGCCTCGACCGGCGTGCGGTGGCGCATGTGTCGCTTCCCGGCGGCCCGCTCGCGCCGGGAGCCGCCCGGCGCTTCGTCGGCGCCGCGCTCGCGGAGTGGGCCGAACTCGACCTCCCCGGCGCCGCCACCCTCTCCGCCCGCTTCGTCGAGGACGTGCTCGTCGTGGTCAGCGAGCTGGTCACCAACGCGGTCGTCCACGCGGGCACGGACGTCGAGCTGCTGTGCCGGCTCGGCCGCGACGACCTGACCGACTCCGGTTGGCTGGTCGTCGAGGTCTCCGACCACCATCCCTCCCGGCCGGTACGGGACGAGGGCGCCGAACGCCCGTACCTCGTCGAACGCCCTTACGGGGCGGCGGAGTACGGCCGCGGCCTGCGCCTTGTCGCCGCGCTCTCCGAGGCCTGGGGGATCACCTACCGGACGGGCATGAAGACCGTCTGGGCCCGGCTGTCGGTCGACGGGCCGATGGCGGTGGAGGACGCGATCGAGGCGTACGGCGGTGATGCGCGGGACGTGGGGGACGTGGGGGCGTACGCCGGTGCCGGTGGGAGTGCGGCGGCCGCGGTGTACGGGGGTGAAGCCGGGGCGTGCGAGGGCGACGAGGGCTGGGACGCGCGGGCGTACGCCGGTGCCGAGGAGGGGCGGGAGCAGGGAGGCGCGCGGGCGTACGCCGGTGAGGTCGGGCTCGATCATGGCCCGGGCCCGGTCGACCTCGTGGCCCCTTTCCCGCGGCGCGGCGGGGAGCGCGACCGGGAGTGGCTGAACCGGGGTGCCCTCTCCTTTCTCGCCGAGGCGTCCGATCTGCTCGCCGGGCAACTGGACGAGGATCTGGTCGCCGCGCTCGCCGGACAGCTTCTGGTGCCGAGGCTGGCCGACTGGTGCGCGGTGTGGCTGGAGGACGAGGGGATGGGCTGGCGCGGCGGCGACGGTTCGCTCGGCCCGGCACCACGCCTCGCCCGCGTCTGGCACTGCAGCGAGAACCGGATCGAGGAACTGCGTCGAGCCCTGGAGAAGAACCCACCGAGGCTGCCGGAGTCGGTGCGCTCGCGGGCGGTGCCTGTGCCGTGGCCGGGAGCGGGAGCGGGAGCGAGGGTGGGGGCCGGGGCGGGACCGGATTCGGGGAGCGGAACGGAGAGCGGGGCGCCCGAGGAGAAGAGCGACGGTGGGGCGGCGGGGTATGGCGTAGGAAGGGCGGCAGGGCAAGGCGGCGGAGGGTCGTCGGTAGGGCAAGGCGGCGGATGGCCGGCAGAGCAAGGCTCCGGTGGGCCGGCAGAGCAAGGCGGCGGAGGGCCGGCAAGGAAAGGCGCTGGAGGGTCGGCAGGGGATGACGAAGGCAGGCCATCAGGGTGGGGCGATGGCACGCCGGTGGAGAAGGGCGAAGGCCGGCCCGTGGTGCAGCGCGAAGCTGAGCCCGTGGTGCAGCGCGAAGGCGGGCCCACGGAGCGAGGCGAAGGCGGGCCCATGGTGCAGCGTGATGCCGCGCCCGTGGTGCAGCGTGAAGGCGGGTCCACGGAGCGAGGCGAAGGCGGCGCGGCGCTCGCCTACCGGCTGATCGCCGGTGGGCGGCCCCTCGGCACCCTTGTCATCGGCCGGGCCGGACTGCTCCGGTTCCCGGACGAGGTGACCGGGCTGGTCGAGGACCTCAGCCGGCGGATCGCGCTGTCCATCGGGGCGGCCCGGCAGTACGCACGTCAGGCCACCATCAGCCGGGTCCTGCAGCGCGGGCTGCTGCCGGGCGCGGTCGCCGAGATCCCCGGCGTGTCCAGCGCGCTCGTCTACGAGCCGTGCGACAAGGGCGGACCCAGCGGCGACTTCTACGACCTGTTCCCGGCGGGCCGCGGCCGCTGGTGCTTCGCGATCGGCGACGTCCAGGGCAAGGGCCCCGAGGCCGCGGTGGTCATCGGACTCGCCCGGCCCTGGCTGCGGCTGCTCGCCCGCGAGGGATACGGCGTCGCCGACGTACTCGACCGCCTCAACCAGCTCCTCCTCGACGACGCGACCGAGGCGGCGGACGCCGCCGCCCGCGCCCTGGTCACGGCGGGCGACCCCGGCCTCGTCGACCCCGACGGCCCGCAGACCCGCTTCCTCTCCCTCCTCTACGGCGAACTCGTCCCCGTCGACGGCGGCGTCCGCTGCACCCTCGCCTCCGCCGGACACCCACTGCCGCTGCTCCTCGGCCCCGACGGCGACGTACGGGCCGTGGCCGAGCCGCAGACGCTGCTCGGGGTGATCGAGGACACCGAGTACGTCTCCGAGACGTTCGAGCTGGGCCCCGGCGACACGCTGCTGTGCGTGACCGACGGGGTCACCGAGCGGCGCAGCGGGCCCCACATGTTCGACGACGGGGACGGCCTCGCCGCCGCGCTCGTCGGCTGCGCCGGGCTCGACGCCCAGCTGATCGCCGAGCGGATCCGCCGGCTGGTGCACGAGTTCGGGGAACGGCCACCGGACGACGATCTGGCGCTGTTGGTGTTGCAGGCGGAGTAG
- a CDS encoding response regulator produces the protein MTPQDRTDHSAGILLVDDMEDNLIALEAVLASLNEPLVRARSGEDAMKALLRQRFAVVLLDVRMPGMDGFETAAHIKRLDQTKDVPIIFLTGTDADAGYAFRGYATGAADYLTKPFDPWVLRAKVSVFLDLHRKTRQLENLLARQRAHGERVNSLLSTLEKQLSQDSPDLSEARIQIRDLQKLMSGENRT, from the coding sequence ATGACCCCTCAGGACCGGACCGACCACAGCGCGGGCATCCTCCTCGTCGACGACATGGAGGACAACCTGATCGCCCTGGAGGCCGTCCTGGCATCCCTCAACGAGCCGCTCGTACGCGCCCGTTCGGGCGAGGACGCCATGAAGGCCCTCCTCCGGCAACGCTTCGCCGTCGTCCTCCTCGACGTCCGCATGCCCGGCATGGACGGCTTCGAGACCGCCGCCCACATCAAGCGCCTCGACCAGACCAAGGACGTCCCGATCATCTTCCTCACCGGCACCGACGCCGACGCGGGCTACGCCTTCCGCGGCTACGCCACAGGAGCCGCCGACTACTTGACCAAGCCCTTCGACCCCTGGGTCCTACGAGCCAAGGTCAGCGTCTTCCTGGACCTGCACCGCAAGACCCGACAACTGGAAAACCTGCTGGCACGGCAGCGGGCACACGGGGAGCGGGTCAACTCACTCCTGTCCACGCTGGAGAAGCAACTGTCCCAAGACTCCCCGGACTTGTCGGAGGCCCGAATACAGATCCGGGACCTCCAGAAACTGATGTCAGGGGAAAACCGCACGTAA
- a CDS encoding AMP-dependent synthetase/ligase has product MSDTQTLIENRPPSMAALFLERVAATPDAEAFRYPVPPASGQGPSDWKSLNWAQAAERVNAIAAGLVELGVQPEQRIALSSATRIEWILCDLGIMCAGAANTTVYPQTNAEESAYILSDSGSRVLIAENAAQLAKAREKKAELPELTHVVVIDPEGADLSEDWILSLAELEERGAAYLEKKPDLIKEKVGAITKDQLATLIYTSGTTGRPKGVRLPHDNWAYMAKAIGATGLLAPEDVQYLWLPLAHVMGKVLLAGHIEVGHITAVDGRVDKIIENLPVVQPTYMAAVPRIFEKVYNGVVAKARAGGPAKYKIFQWAAGVAREYAKVSQDNFRRTGTASVPFGLEAKHKVADALVYKKLREAFGGRLRACVSGSVALAPEIGFFFAGAGIPILEGYGLTESSAASFLNPGEAFRTGTVGKPLPGTEVRIADDGEILLRGPGIMEGYHGLPEKTAEVLEADGWFHTGDIGELSPDGYLRITDRKKDLFKTSGGKYIAPTEIEGQFKALCPFTSNVMVIGADRNFCTALIALDEPSIQGWAAENGLEGKSYEEVIAAPATVELVEGYVAQLNEGLQRWQTVKKFRLLPRDLDVEHGELTPSLKLKRPVVEKEYQHLIEDMYAGTREA; this is encoded by the coding sequence GTGAGCGACACACAGACCCTGATCGAGAACCGTCCGCCGTCCATGGCGGCCCTCTTCCTGGAGCGTGTGGCGGCCACGCCGGACGCCGAGGCATTCCGCTACCCCGTGCCTCCCGCCTCCGGCCAGGGCCCCTCGGACTGGAAGTCGCTGAACTGGGCGCAGGCGGCCGAACGGGTCAACGCCATCGCGGCCGGGCTCGTCGAGCTGGGTGTACAGCCGGAACAGCGCATCGCCCTGTCCTCCGCCACCAGGATCGAGTGGATCCTGTGCGACCTCGGCATCATGTGCGCGGGCGCGGCCAACACCACGGTCTACCCGCAGACGAACGCCGAGGAATCCGCGTACATCCTGTCCGACTCCGGCAGTCGGGTGCTCATCGCCGAGAACGCCGCGCAGCTCGCCAAGGCCCGCGAGAAGAAGGCCGAGCTGCCGGAGCTGACCCATGTCGTGGTCATCGACCCCGAGGGCGCGGACCTCTCGGAGGACTGGATCCTCTCCCTCGCCGAGCTGGAGGAGCGCGGCGCCGCGTACCTGGAGAAGAAGCCCGACCTGATCAAGGAGAAGGTCGGCGCGATCACCAAGGACCAGCTCGCCACCCTCATCTACACCTCGGGCACCACGGGCCGCCCCAAGGGCGTCCGCCTCCCGCACGACAACTGGGCGTACATGGCGAAGGCCATCGGGGCGACCGGCCTGCTCGCACCGGAGGACGTGCAGTACCTGTGGCTGCCGCTCGCGCACGTCATGGGCAAGGTGCTCCTCGCGGGACACATCGAGGTCGGGCACATCACCGCCGTCGACGGCCGGGTCGACAAGATCATCGAGAATCTGCCGGTCGTGCAGCCGACGTACATGGCCGCCGTGCCGCGCATCTTCGAGAAGGTCTACAACGGCGTCGTCGCCAAGGCGCGCGCGGGCGGTCCGGCCAAGTACAAGATCTTCCAGTGGGCGGCGGGGGTCGCCCGCGAGTACGCCAAGGTCAGCCAGGACAACTTCCGGCGCACCGGTACCGCGTCCGTCCCGTTCGGGCTGGAGGCCAAGCACAAGGTCGCCGACGCGCTGGTCTACAAGAAGCTGCGCGAGGCGTTCGGCGGCCGGCTGCGCGCCTGTGTCTCCGGCTCGGTCGCGCTGGCGCCCGAGATCGGCTTCTTCTTCGCCGGCGCCGGCATCCCCATCCTGGAGGGCTACGGTCTCACCGAGTCCTCCGCCGCGTCGTTCCTCAACCCGGGCGAGGCCTTCCGCACGGGCACGGTGGGCAAGCCGCTGCCCGGCACGGAGGTGCGCATCGCCGACGACGGCGAGATCCTGCTGCGCGGCCCCGGCATCATGGAGGGGTACCACGGGCTGCCGGAGAAGACCGCCGAGGTGCTGGAGGCCGACGGGTGGTTCCACACCGGTGACATCGGGGAGCTGTCGCCCGACGGGTATCTGCGGATCACCGACCGCAAGAAGGACCTGTTCAAGACGTCCGGTGGCAAGTACATCGCGCCGACCGAGATCGAGGGGCAGTTCAAGGCGCTGTGCCCGTTCACGTCCAACGTCATGGTGATCGGTGCGGACCGTAACTTCTGTACCGCGCTCATCGCGCTCGACGAGCCGTCCATCCAGGGGTGGGCCGCGGAGAACGGGCTGGAGGGGAAGTCCTACGAGGAGGTCATCGCGGCGCCGGCGACGGTGGAGCTCGTCGAGGGGTATGTCGCGCAGCTGAACGAGGGGTTGCAGCGGTGGCAGACCGTCAAGAAGTTCCGTCTTCTGCCGCGGGATCTTGATGTCGAGCACGGTGAGCTGACGCCGAGTCTGAAGTTGAAGCGGCCGGTGGTGGAGAAGGAGTACCAGCACCTTATTGAGGACATGTACGCGGGGACTCGGGAGGCGTAG
- the lepA gene encoding translation elongation factor 4, producing the protein MPAIPSHVPEPSRTDPAQIRNFCIIAHIDHGKSTLADRMLQLTGVVDQRQMRAQYLDRMDIERERGITIKSQAVRLPWAPTTDPGNTHILNMIDTPGHVDFTYEVSRSLAACEGTVLLVDAAQGIEAQTLANLYLAMENDLKIIPVLNKIDLPAAQPEKFSEELANLIGCDPDDVLKVSAKTGVGVDALLDRVVAEVPAPVGVKDAPARAMIFDSVYDSYRGVVTYVRVIDGQLNRRERIRMMSTNATHELLEIGTNSPEMLPADGLGVGEVGYLITGVKDVRQSKVGDTITSLAKGATEALGGYKDPKPMVFSGLYPLDGSDYPELRDALDKLQLNDAALVYEPETSAALGFGFRVGFLGLLHLDVIRERLEREFGLDLIATAPNVVYRVVMEDGSEHTVTNPSEFPEGKIAEVYEPVVRATILAPSEFIGSIMELCQTRRGVLLGMDYLSEDRVEIRYTLPLAEIVFDFFDQLKSKTRGYASLDYEPTGEQTSSLVKVDILLHGDKVDAFSAITHKDAAYAYGVRLVAKLRELIPRQAFEVPIQAAIGSRVIARETIRAIRKDVLAKCYGGDISRKRKLLEKQKEGKKRMKMVGSVEVPQEAFIAVLSSDDSAGGGKGKK; encoded by the coding sequence GTGCCCGCGATCCCTAGCCATGTGCCCGAGCCGAGCCGTACCGACCCGGCTCAGATCCGCAATTTCTGCATCATCGCGCACATCGACCACGGCAAGTCCACGCTCGCCGACCGGATGCTCCAGCTGACCGGTGTGGTCGACCAGCGGCAGATGCGTGCTCAGTACCTCGACCGCATGGACATCGAGCGTGAGCGCGGTATCACGATCAAGTCCCAGGCGGTGCGTCTGCCCTGGGCGCCGACCACCGATCCGGGCAACACGCACATCCTCAACATGATCGACACCCCCGGGCACGTCGACTTCACGTACGAGGTGTCGCGGTCGTTGGCGGCCTGTGAGGGGACCGTCCTCCTGGTCGACGCGGCCCAGGGCATCGAGGCGCAGACTCTCGCCAACCTCTACCTGGCGATGGAGAACGACCTCAAGATCATCCCCGTACTGAACAAGATCGACCTGCCGGCCGCGCAGCCGGAGAAGTTCTCCGAGGAACTGGCCAACCTCATCGGGTGTGACCCCGACGACGTTCTCAAGGTCTCCGCCAAGACGGGCGTGGGCGTCGACGCGCTGCTCGACCGGGTCGTCGCCGAGGTTCCGGCGCCGGTCGGGGTCAAGGACGCGCCCGCGCGCGCGATGATCTTCGACTCGGTGTACGACTCGTACCGGGGTGTCGTCACGTACGTCCGTGTCATCGACGGGCAGCTCAACAGGCGTGAGCGGATCCGGATGATGTCCACCAATGCCACGCACGAGCTGCTGGAGATCGGGACCAACTCGCCCGAGATGCTCCCGGCGGACGGACTGGGTGTCGGTGAGGTGGGCTACCTCATCACCGGGGTGAAGGACGTCCGGCAGTCCAAGGTCGGTGACACCATCACCAGCCTGGCCAAGGGTGCGACCGAGGCGCTGGGTGGATACAAGGATCCGAAGCCCATGGTCTTCTCGGGGCTGTATCCGCTGGACGGGTCGGACTACCCCGAGCTGCGTGACGCCCTCGACAAGCTCCAGCTCAACGACGCCGCGCTGGTGTACGAGCCGGAGACCTCCGCCGCGCTGGGGTTCGGCTTCCGGGTCGGCTTCCTCGGGCTGCTCCACCTCGATGTCATTCGCGAGCGGCTCGAGCGTGAGTTCGGGCTCGATCTGATCGCCACCGCGCCGAACGTCGTGTACCGCGTCGTCATGGAGGACGGCAGCGAGCACACCGTCACCAACCCGAGCGAGTTCCCGGAGGGCAAGATCGCGGAGGTGTACGAACCCGTCGTACGCGCCACGATCCTGGCTCCCTCCGAGTTCATCGGGTCGATCATGGAGCTGTGCCAGACCCGGCGCGGTGTCCTGCTCGGCATGGACTATCTGTCGGAGGACCGGGTCGAGATCCGGTACACGCTGCCGCTCGCGGAGATCGTCTTCGACTTCTTCGACCAGCTGAAGTCCAAGACCCGCGGCTACGCCTCGCTCGACTACGAGCCCACCGGCGAGCAGACCTCCAGCCTGGTCAAGGTCGACATCCTGCTGCACGGCGACAAGGTGGACGCCTTCTCGGCGATCACGCACAAGGACGCGGCGTACGCGTACGGGGTGCGGCTCGTCGCCAAGCTGCGCGAGCTGATCCCGCGGCAGGCCTTCGAGGTGCCCATCCAGGCCGCCATCGGCTCCCGGGTCATCGCCCGCGAGACCATCCGCGCCATCCGCAAGGACGTCCTCGCCAAGTGCTACGGCGGTGACATCTCCCGGAAGCGGAAGCTGCTGGAGAAGCAGAAGGAAGGCAAGAAGCGGATGAAGATGGTGGGCTCTGTGGAGGTTCCGCAGGAGGCCTTCATCGCCGTTCTGTCCAGCGACGACAGCGCCGGTGGCGGCAAGGGCAAGAAGTAG